Below is a genomic region from Macrobrachium rosenbergii isolate ZJJX-2024 chromosome 33, ASM4041242v1, whole genome shotgun sequence.
tcacttaaaccATCCATTCGGAGACAGATTGGTTACCTGGAAGTGACTGTCCCACCCACCATCGACGACAAGAGATCCTCGACAGACGTCATGGTTCCGGAGGGATCCACGGCTGCTCTCTTCTGCAGAGCCAAGGGGTACCCCAGGCCGAAGATTATCTGGACTAGGGAGGACCAGAAGCCAATCGTTCTGCGGACCAGTGACCCCCAGATACCCAAAATACGTAGTAAGGGCATCATAGATTACGCGAGAAGTTCCTTTTCTGGTGTTTTGTTTGTGAGAGGTCTTTGAGTATTCATGCTAGCTTTGTAACCTGTAatgattactgtactgtattaaagTTTTGTACCCTGTAATGGATACTATGCTTTCTTGATTGAATATTAAGGTTTCTCAAGTCATCATTTTATATTAACTTGCATTGGATATTCAGATTCATTGAAATGGTGTAATGCCTAACTTAATAAAAGTTGTTTGATCTAGGAGTGaagataactcaaaaaaaaaaaaaaagtttttctaacTTTCTCCCAATTCGTGCCAAAACATTGACAGCCTGTAGACAGAAACTGATTAATTTTCCTAAAAGCAGGACTTAGATTTTTCTAAAAATCTAACTCGTGCATTTTATGACAGCAACATTGTAAAGGGAAgaaatctctcctctctcaattCACAGAGCAGTCATATGAGGGGGAGGTCCTCAACCTGACCCAGATCACAAGATCTGACATGGGCCCATACCTGTGCATTGCCAACAACTCCGTCCCGCCCATCGTTAGCAAAAGAATTATGGTGGAGGTTCACTGTAAGTATGACTTATCCAGTAACGTTAGGCTCAGGGTTTGATACCTCTGCCTTCAGACATATTGACCTCTCAGAGGAGCTGCTCTTTCTGGGTGCTTCGAGAAGAGAGGTTCCTCTTTACTTTTATGGCAGGAAGTGATGAGGTTTTATATTAAGGACCAGGTATCTAGCTCCATGGACTTAACTTCTTGCCTCCTTACATGAGCTCTCACCTTCTTCGTACATCCACACCTCTTTGTCCTTGATTACATTGGATCCTGTGTGACTGTCTGTGGTCAGTTCCTGTAGGATAATGATGTAGTTTCCTAGGACACAGAAAAGTATCTTTATCGACAATAAGCTGTTTCCAAAGAAATGAGATAATTTTGAGTCTGGAATACTCTAATGAGGTCACTGTCAATCCAAAATTATCCAGAGCAACTGCTTTCACTCCAAAATGCTCAGAAATATAGCAATGTATCTGAAACACTTGAAAACAGATATGTCTGAATTACTTCATCATAGTAATAAGGCCCTTAATGATCTTTAAATCTTGTATTAGACCAGTCACTTAGCTCAATGAGATAGAATTTCTATTGTGAAAATGCATGACCTAACTTAGTCAAAAACTTTATTGGAATTTTGGTACTGTGTGTCAGATGTTCCTAATAAGATCATATCCCCATGTTTGCCCAATGTATCTCCTGTCGTCTTGTTCTTCTCCACTGCAGTCAGGCCAGTAATCCACGTACCAAACCAGCTTATTGGGGCACCTTTAGGTACGGAAGCCAGGCTTGAATGTAACTTGGAGGCCTCACCAAAATCCATTCAGTATTGGACACGAGACACAGGTAAGAAAGTATCGAAAACTTATTCtataggttaggtcaggttaggccaGGCTAGCTGTAGTCTTGGTTCTTCCAGAAACCTGAGAACAGACTGTTTATCTTCTAATACAAGTGATCGTAAACGGGTTTCATAGGTTAGGCCAGGTTAAGCTAGGTTAGTTGTAGAGTCTTGGCTCTTCCAGAAATCTGTGAACAGATTCTTTACCTTCTGAAACAAGGTTTTGACTGAGCATCGCTTCCCTTCCCCAGGTGAAATGCTCATCAGCAATGATGAATACAGTGTACACGAGAGTCACAGTAACTACTATATGACAAAGATGACCCTCGTCATCAAGAGGTTCCAGCCCCACCACGAAGGGATTTTCTACTGCATCGCCAAGAATTCTCTCGGAGAGACGGAGGGGAAGATTAAAGTTTACGGTGAGTCACAGCCAAATGAGagtttatattcttttctgtatttaatgAAGGAAGCGACGATGATGACTTAGCAAATATTATAGATTTATTTGAGAAACAATACTTGATGTGAGAAGAGGTGGTGCgtgaaaagaaacaagaaaagccTTAAAGACTTAAATTATTTGggtaaagaaaattttgaaagggCAGGTTGGGAAAAGTCATTGTCAACTGTAACCCTGAGTGTTTGTTTGGACTGTAGAAGAAGTAAATTTCCAAATATTGGGAAACTAAGGGAGATGTTCAATCACAGATTAAGTGACCATAGAGTAAGTTGAGCAGAAAGGCAGTGAGAGATTTGCAGAAGTTTGAAATGCTGAAAGATGGAGGATTTTTGCTCACTTTctcatattttgcttttgttttcctgtgAACTCACCCAGTCACTGTCAGGTTTATCCTCGAACTGTGGAATCAGGGACTAATTCTTTAGAGGAACTTCCACAGCATCATTCCCTTCACagacctacacagaaggctcatcgaAGAGCACTGAACCACATACACGTACTGTATGTGGTCTTGCTCTTCTCAGATACCTAGTCCCATGCCCTTCAAATTGGGTCCTCCTCTCTTTCCagagtttgaactgaagacggaGTCTCCGGCAGTGGTCGAGGAGGAGACCAGCCCCTTCGATGGCCACCTGGGGCGCGATGGAGACGTGACCTCAGACATCTACACCAACGAGATCCCCTACGGGCACCGCTCCTGGGAGGAGAACACCAGCCCGACGCGCTACGGGGACATCACGCGGGGCGGCTACAACAACCGGCCCAACCACAGGACGCCCCCCTCCCAGACGTCGCTGGAGAGGAACaggaaccaccaccaccaccaccaccacgactacaacaacaacaacaaccctgGGGGCGACGACTGGGGGGGCAGGCCTCCAACGCGGCCTCCAAGGTGGGGGCTGGATCAGTCGGCCTCCTGCTGGAGAGTGGCTGGCGAGAGGCGTCTCCTTGTCGCGTTTTTGTGCCTTCTGGGTCTCTTCTGGGGTCTCTAGCGGATTCCTCCTGCTCCGCATAcgcctcctgttcctcctcctcctcctcctcctcctcctcctcacacgcCTCCTCccggtttgtttgtttctttgccttCTTTTGCTTCCTCCTCACTGCGCAAGATGGCGGGGAGTCTCCGCGCAACATGGCGGGAAGTCTCTGCGTAAGAGCGGGAGATATCCGGCTCCAGACACAATCCTCTCTTCTCCTCGTTTGTCAGAACTGACTGTATTTATTAAACCCGGAGTTGAGTATAAGTGCTGCtaaccttatattatatatatatattatgaatatcatATAGCAATGgatctgaaaaataacaaaaaaataataattataaataataataaataaatataccgaTGCTTCCGTATGAAtgccaacaatatatatatatatatatatatatatatatatatatatatatatatataaatatatatatatatatataaatatatatatatatatatatatatatatatatatatatatatatatatatatatatatgtgtatatatatatacttacatacacatacatagagcTTTGTTAAAAACAATTGCCCTTAAACCCTTCCTCCTGCAGGTGAATTTTTGGTCACATACCGTTAAATGTGAAAGTGGAACTTGTAACTTTAGTCTATAGAAATGTAACCAATGTTCCCCACCCCAAACTCCCCCCGCCCTCCAAACATCCAACATTCTCCTGACATTCtcccaacattaaaaaaaagctgCCATTTTAAATCTTCAAATCTATTTAGTGCTAATTTGCATATTGCCAAAGAACTGTCTGATTTAACCCACCCCCAAAAATGAGACAGTCTTTGCTGATGCCTCGATCATTAACCACAAAATTATCACGAAGCATTTTGCATGAACTTTCTGCTTGAGAGAGAATGGTGATTGTATAATCACACTGACAGATAATTCAACCAATAATTGGAACAATAATATACTATAACcacgaataataaataaatatatacaatatatttcatttgcaAAACTCGGCTTGCGTTTTGGAAATATACTCAAATATACTTACAAGAATCCGCATGTATACAACCACGCATGAATGTATATACACGCgaatgtataaaatgaaatacaaaatgtctaatctgcatacacacacgcatcaatgtatatacacgcatatgtataaaaacaatatttatctacatttacgtgtttgttttttcttgttaaatttagatataaaatataaagggaaAGTTTATTGTTCAAATAGCTATGGCTCCTGTTTTATACCGTACATTTGTTTGAATACATTTTggataatatttctctctctctctctctctctctctctctctctctcctctctctctctctctctctctctctctctttatgctcacgcaaatgtgtgtgtatgtttctgtatgtgtgcgtgcttgtgtgtgcttgtgatGTGTctgcaattatcttttttttatacatatttttatctatgtattgtTTCGCGTTGACTGGTTTTAACCTTCACCTAAATTTGTGTTCAATagcttaaatataaatgaaattctccccctcccccaacaaaagGCTATAGCCCCTCACCAGCACCCCCAACCACAAACAGTCCCATGAGATCCACTGATTTAGAGAATCTTctgagtgaccttgaccttgaccttgacctaCGTTGAAAATGATAACGGTCATCCAGTGGACCTTGATTTTCATTTGCAAGGGATTCAGGTCTTTGATATGACCCTCAATGTGACCTTGACCCACAAGCAAGTTGGTCTTCCATCTGACCTTGACCTTTGGAATAAAGTATGTGACCTTTCAATGAATAACATCAAATGGAAAAAGGATAGTTACACTCTCCA
It encodes:
- the LOC136855869 gene encoding lachesin-like isoform X2 — encoded protein: MRLTRLLTCSMEGTLLLLGVGNWQVSLYILLGLWISVHTGVTQALGQPDFAAPLVNVSVPVGRDATFSCIVKDLGGYRVGWVKADTKAIQAIHRHVITHNSRVSVSHSDHNTWMLHIKGVQEEDRGPYMCQINTDPMRSQIGYLEVTVPPTIDDKRSSTDVMVPEGSTAALFCRAKGYPRPKIIWTREDQKPIVLRTSDPQIPKIRKQSYEGEVLNLTQITRSDMGPYLCIANNSVPPIVSKRIMVEVHFRPVIHVPNQLIGAPLGTEARLECNLEASPKSIQYWTRDTGEMLISNDEYSVHESHSNYYMTKMTLVIKRFQPHHEGIFYCIAKNSLGETEGKIKVYEFELKTESPAVVEEETSPFDGHLGRDGDVTSDIYTNEIPYGHRSWEENTSPTRYGDITRGGYNNRPNHRTPPSQTSLERNRNHHHHHHHDYNNNNNPGGDDWGGRPPTRPPRWGLDQSASCWRVAGERRLLVAFLCLLGLFWGL
- the LOC136855869 gene encoding lachesin-like isoform X1 produces the protein MRLTRLLTCSMEGTLLLLGVGNWQVSLYILLGLWISVHTGVTQALGQPDFAAPLVNVSVPVGRDATFSCIVKDLGGYRSSTGKQDNLQVGWVKADTKAIQAIHRHVITHNSRVSVSHSDHNTWMLHIKGVQEEDRGPYMCQINTDPMRSQIGYLEVTVPPTIDDKRSSTDVMVPEGSTAALFCRAKGYPRPKIIWTREDQKPIVLRTSDPQIPKIRKQSYEGEVLNLTQITRSDMGPYLCIANNSVPPIVSKRIMVEVHFRPVIHVPNQLIGAPLGTEARLECNLEASPKSIQYWTRDTGEMLISNDEYSVHESHSNYYMTKMTLVIKRFQPHHEGIFYCIAKNSLGETEGKIKVYEFELKTESPAVVEEETSPFDGHLGRDGDVTSDIYTNEIPYGHRSWEENTSPTRYGDITRGGYNNRPNHRTPPSQTSLERNRNHHHHHHHDYNNNNNPGGDDWGGRPPTRPPRWGLDQSASCWRVAGERRLLVAFLCLLGLFWGL